The nucleotide window TATGAAACAAACTAAAAAGGAAGGTAAGATACATAAATTGAAGCAAAGGAGTATAGTTTAAAGTTGAAGGTCCAACGAGTTGAATCTGCCTATGCTTTGCATCACATTTTTTGTAGTTGTGGAAGAAGAATTTTATGTATTCTTCTCTTAGCTTGGACAAACTAAATTACAGCGTGGGAAATGCAATGTCTTAGCTCGTACCTTTTCTTTTCACCAGCAGCTTTTATATTATCCTTTGGACTTTGGAGTATATCTTAGATTATATGACGAGCTTTGGTTCATCTTTAAGAAAGAAACTTGTTTTAGAAGTGTAATTGGTACTAGGATTATGGCTTTTGTGGAGTTGAGAACTGAGTTATACTTCTTAATCTTTAATGAAGGCGCAAGAGGAGTTATTCAAGGCTAAGGATGACCAGTCCCCGGCACCAGTAATGCCAAAATTTGAAGTGAAGGACTTGGAGAGTTTGGATGGAAAGTATGACACCGTGGTCTGCTTAGATGTTATGATACATTACCCACAAAGTAAGGCTGATGGTATGATTGCTCATCTTGCGTCATTGGCTGAGAATCGTTTGATCCTGAGCTTCGCCCCAAAGACATTCTATTATGATTTGTTAAAAAGAATCGGAGAGTTGTTCCCTGGACCTTCAAAGGCTACACGAGCATATCTACATGCAGAGGCTGATGTGGAGCGGGCACTGCAAAAAGCTGGGTGGAAGATAAGGAAGAGAGGCCTGATTGCCACACAATTTTACTTTGCAAAGCTTATTGAGGCTGTCCCTGCTTAGGATTGAAAGGCAAGTGAGATCTCATTTGTTTGGCCATGTTTCTTTGCCGCTGGTTAGAGATTAGGAAGTTCGTTGAGTGTTTATCATGAATGTGTTATCTCACTCCTCCGTTTTCTAACTTGTATAATAGTTTATAATGTATCAAAATTCTGCTTCTGACTTGGAAaatttttgttgatattattaATAGATCATGAAATGTAAATGTTAGTCATCATTTGGTTGCTTTGATTCATTCCTTCTCGTTTCTAACTTTTGTGGTTCTCTGCCAGCAGCTCTGCTACATTTTTTCCTCAAATAATGCTTGATTGTTGTGAAATCCTATCCTTCCTTTTTTTAAGCTTCTATATTTCATTCCATGTGCATTGGAAACATCAAGATAATATTTTGAACAGTTAGCGgcagtaaaagaaaatataaaataacaGTTTAAAATTAGTTCAAGAGATAACAGATTACATCAAAGTTGAGAATTGAACAGTTAAATGAATTTGATTTCTTAAAGCCGTGTAAACTGTAAGATAATATTATTAGTGGAATGGTGTTAAACATTCAGGCTAAAGATGGAGATAATGTCATAAAAATTGGAGAAGAGGGGGTAGAATTTACTATCAAGTAATCCATTTTGGAGATGAGGTTGAACCTGTAAATTCTCAGTTATCTTGCTAAGTGTTTGCCTTCCTATGTCCAATTGATGCTAGGTTAAATTCATCACAGAAGAGACCGTCATTCATAGTCGAAGGCAGGTGTAAATGAGATCTTATGGTTGTCAATAAGTTTTGAAGATCACTAAGTAACCGGAAACCATACTTTCATAATCACTGTCAAGAACCTTGATAATCTATAAATAATCAAAACCTACTATTAAATTGTCATTATCTTAAAGGCTGTCTTTGTCCATCACATCTTATCAGCAACTCTTGCTAGTGCATCAGCAACCTTGTTAAGAGCAGCAATTAAGCTATCAGTGTGTTCCTTCTGCTGCTCCCTGTCCAGTTGATGGTTGTCGATTTGAGCATCAAGTTGTGCATGAAGCATGTTGGTGTTTTGCTCCAAAGTTTTCAGCAGTTTATATCCCAGACTAGTAGCAATACAACCATCTGGTGATTGTCTTTTTCTCTTCACTCCGTCCTTAAAAATGGAGCTTTTCCAGAAATCTGATCCAGGCTGTTCACCTTCAGCTGTACCTGAGAGCAATACAGAGGAATGTACTTTACTGTTAAAATCTTTACGGTATAGCATTTAACTAAAGTTGTTATGGATAACTTAAGTTAAATGGTGGCACTTTGAAATGTGCTATTAAATTAGAGTCATCTGAAAAATGATCcatctatttttatttatttatttaagtttcTGGTCATTTACTTGTACCACTCATCCTGTCTAGCTTACTGGAGTTATGGTTAAATTTTAACAGAATATTTGTGAAATTGCAAAATGTACTTTGTCTGTCACAAACCAAGCAAGAAAAAAGAGTTGGCACAGAAGTCTGTGTGATAACAAGTATGTGCTAGGAAAGACGAGGCTGCTTCAAGCTTTGAATTGTTGGTTATTATTGGTTATAGATGGGATGGACAGTGGTAGCATGAACCAAATCTCATATTAAATGTGTTAATTTTGATAATGCTCTGTTTGGTAGGAAATTCATAGAGTTGTATGCTTGTGAAGGGCTTACTTTCTGATGGATTGTAGTTGCAAGAAAATATTTATGCCACCAGGATAGAATTAGTACCTCCAACAATATAAATAGGATATAAATATAGTTCTACAGAATAAAATAGTTCCTCCAACATTATAAATCCAGAATTGTGCTAAATTACGAAAAAATTGTGCTAACCATGATATAATAACAGGGGAATTATCATCATGAAAGTTGTGTCCAACAATCTCAGATCAGTTCTGATGTAAAAAGTTAACTAACTCGTGTGCTGAAGTTCTGCTTGAGAGCAAAGCAAGTTTTGAAGGACACTTTAATTTACCTGATATAGGCGTGGGAGAGGGAATGGACTTAGCTTTCTTATGTTTGGCAATCCCTTCCTTCAGTGGGTTGCTTCCAATTTCCTCCATGGCTGGAAACAGAACATCATCTGCCATGATATATCCATCTGTATGAGAAACTGCTTCAGCCTCTGTGTTCTCCTGCTCGtcctcctcttcctcttcttctgctgTTTCTATCCCATACTCAACTTTATCATCTGTAGTTATGGTTACCAGAGCTAGTTGGTATGCTTCTGCTGTGAATTCCTTCCCATCCAAGACATCATAGACTTCTCTGTCAAAAAAACCTGGTAGCTTTCTCTCTCGCCTTAGATCATTACTCATAATCCAATAAGATTCGCTGCTTCCATTTGTTTGTGACTCCCATGCTTTAATTTTCCTGAAGTCACTGATCATGTTGCTCCATCGTTTTCTGCATTGAACAGGTCCTCTGTTTGCTCCATGTTGTCTGCAGTAAGAGGAGACCGAATTCCATTTGGGTTCCGGCTTGTCTGAACCGAACACAGAACTGGATTTACGCCCCCTATGAGTTCTTTCCTCTGCAATCTTCTTTCCTTCTATGAGAACAAGTGTTTCTTGTCTGGTCCATCGCGAGTGTCTTGGTGTTTTACTTTTGTCATCTGTGTCTTCAGTTGGTTTTTGCTGTCCATCAACCAAGTCAGCTAAAGATGTGGTGTTCTCATTCATCTCTGTTGAGCCTAATGTCATTGAGTTTTGTTTCAGAGGTCAATTAGGGTGAGATAACATTGCACAAAAGGGGACAGTATAAAGATCTTTGGGGATGGTCTATTGGTGGAAATTTGTCTATTGCCTATTATTGTGGGAGAGATTACTAGTTTCAAGAGATTTACCAAGTTGATTTGGTGATTGATTTCCAAACAAAGGCCTGAATTCTTTCTTTGGGGATTGAATTTTAAAGTCTTTCTTGTTCAAGCACTGGATTTCCTAAGAGACAATACCCATTAATTGGACAGATTTCTTAAAGTATATCTGTGTTACCTTATTGTAGATGCCCTTGTTGGATCAATGTGTTATGACTTGTGTCTCAAAAATATTTCCTCAAAACTTACAGCCTTGTTTGATTCTCTTATTCAAGAAGTTGCCATTTCTGAGAAGGGGACTGTAATCCTTTATTCGACCAAATACTGGTGCTCTATTTATTGCCGAATCGTTTAAGGCAGGTATATTGACCTTCTGCCGTGGGTTACTAGAATTTCCAAGTAACTGTTACTCACCAGCTATTGTCTATTGACTGCTGCCACTAAATAATGAAGTTTACCTAATAAAGCGTGATTGGTATGCCAAAAGTTATATTGAAATGtttaaatgaaattttgagtattaAATGTTGATAATAGAGTTCAAATGTTGGTTGAGACAAGTGATATGAAATTAAAAAGTTAAGAGAGCCGTAAGAAAATTCATACACAAGGGGTCTCTTTTAGGTAGGGGTGcacatggaccgggttggttcggtttttatcaaaatcaaatcaaaccaactatatcgatttggattggtttggttttgtcggattttccggtttttcgaattttttattacttaaatattatttcaatcttactttgttaagtTTTTTATAAgtaatatatgtttagtaaaaatataaaaaattaacaaacatattatctattaaaatatttttatgagagaattttcttagtaacacataatagttatttttaTAGTCGCCTGACAATAATGTTTcattgatgtacactttcaaggttaaccgaatttaataattaaacataaaaattaatatgataacTCAATTATAATAATCACTTCACATTCAAAAAAGATATAACAATTTAGtagatcttaacatatgatatgaatatggaagaataaagagattgacgcatttcaataacacttgaTGAGAAAATGATCATACAAccattatttaaggttaataaatatggagcacttcatattctattagatattacatcccataagagaatcccaaatatttctagatatttttttaaagaaaattctatataaaatcttaaaagtatatataaaaattatatatttatatgtcggtttggttcgtatttttttattcaataccaaaccaaatcaaaccaaacctagtcagGGTTTTTAATcgttttggtttgacttttcggtttggtgcatttttccggttcggtttgtacacccctaattttAGGGGTCTTTTGGGTCTTTTTCAGGGATCTTTTTCTCTCGTTGATGCAACATTTGTAAAAATTATCTTATGTTAGGGACATGTTAAACAGGTAGATTCAAGCATATGATGTTCTTTGTTAGTtggctttttttatttttacaacgCTTATGGTTCGTGAAAATGAAAATGGGGCATCTCTATTCAGCTACGCACAAAATTGTAGCATGG belongs to Nicotiana tabacum cultivar K326 chromosome 6, ASM71507v2, whole genome shotgun sequence and includes:
- the LOC107820679 gene encoding trihelix transcription factor ASR3-like → MTLGSTEMNENTTSLADLVDGQQKPTEDTDDKSKTPRHSRWTRQETLVLIEGKKIAEERTHRGRKSSSVFGSDKPEPKWNSVSSYCRQHGANRGPVQCRKRWSNMISDFRKIKAWESQTNGSSESYWIMSNDLRRERKLPGFFDREVYDVLDGKEFTAEAYQLALVTITTDDKVEYGIETAEEEEEEDEQENTEAEAVSHTDGYIMADDVLFPAMEEIGSNPLKEGIAKHKKAKSIPSPTPISGTAEGEQPGSDFWKSSIFKDGVKRKRQSPDGCIATSLGYKLLKTLEQNTNMLHAQLDAQIDNHQLDREQQKEHTDSLIAALNKVADALARVADKM